In Haloplanus rubicundus, one DNA window encodes the following:
- a CDS encoding excinuclease ABC subunit C — MNATAVRERAADLPSDPGVYLFYEGEHVRYVGKAVDLRARVRSYADPRSDRIRRMVDAADRIDVAVTDTETQALLLEANLIKRHQPRYNVRLKDDKSYPLVQLTGHDAPRIEVTRDPDEGATVFGPFTDKSRVETVVKAIRETYGLRGCSDHKYRGRDRPCLDYEMGLCSAPCTGEIDPDSYAEDVRAAVRFFEGETGALADPLRREMEAAAQAQSFERAANLRDRLETVESFHGAGGDAVADPADERTVDVLGAAVEGDRATVARLHSECGQLVDRSRHRLDAPDGEDRVGALLAAFVPQYYADRELPDAVLCSERPDDPEVIAWLETEGVSVRVPGAGREAKLVDLALKNARRRSGGDDAAVRLADELGLDGRIERIEGFDVSHSGGKAVVGSNVCFVDGSAETSAYRRKKLTERNDDYANMRELVRWRAARAVDGTDDRPDPDLLLIDGGDGQLAAARDALAETGWDVPAVALAKADERIVTPDGVHDWPADASHLHLCQRVRDEAHRFAVQYHGTVRDEVSTALDDVPGVGPETRRRLLRRFGSVENVREASVDDLRDVEGVGEKTAAALARRL; from the coding sequence ATGAACGCGACGGCGGTCCGAGAACGCGCGGCCGACCTCCCGTCCGATCCGGGCGTCTACCTCTTCTACGAGGGCGAGCACGTCCGCTACGTCGGCAAGGCGGTCGATCTCCGAGCGCGCGTCCGTTCCTACGCCGATCCACGGAGCGACCGCATCCGGCGCATGGTCGACGCTGCCGACCGGATCGACGTGGCCGTCACCGACACCGAGACGCAGGCACTCTTGCTGGAGGCGAACCTCATCAAGCGCCACCAGCCGCGGTACAACGTCCGACTGAAGGACGACAAATCCTACCCGCTGGTCCAGCTCACCGGCCACGACGCCCCGCGGATCGAGGTGACGCGGGACCCCGACGAGGGCGCGACGGTCTTCGGCCCCTTCACCGACAAGAGCCGCGTCGAGACGGTCGTGAAGGCCATCCGCGAGACGTACGGCCTCCGCGGCTGTTCCGATCACAAGTACCGCGGCCGCGACCGCCCCTGTCTCGACTACGAGATGGGGCTGTGTAGCGCCCCCTGCACCGGCGAAATCGACCCCGACTCCTACGCCGAGGACGTCCGCGCCGCCGTCCGCTTTTTCGAGGGCGAGACCGGCGCCCTGGCCGACCCGCTCCGCCGGGAAATGGAGGCCGCGGCCCAGGCCCAGTCGTTCGAACGCGCCGCGAACCTCCGGGACCGACTGGAGACCGTCGAGTCGTTCCACGGCGCCGGCGGCGACGCCGTTGCCGACCCCGCCGACGAGCGAACCGTCGACGTCCTCGGCGCCGCCGTCGAGGGCGACCGGGCGACCGTCGCCCGCCTGCACAGCGAGTGCGGGCAACTCGTCGACCGCTCGCGCCACCGACTCGACGCACCCGACGGCGAGGACCGGGTCGGCGCCCTCCTCGCCGCCTTCGTCCCCCAGTACTACGCAGACCGCGAGTTGCCGGACGCCGTGCTCTGCTCCGAACGACCGGACGACCCCGAGGTGATCGCGTGGCTGGAGACCGAGGGCGTCTCGGTCCGCGTTCCCGGCGCCGGCCGCGAGGCCAAACTCGTCGATCTCGCGCTGAAAAACGCCCGTCGCCGGTCCGGCGGCGACGACGCGGCGGTGCGTCTCGCCGACGAACTCGGCCTCGACGGCCGGATCGAGCGGATCGAGGGATTCGACGTGAGCCACAGCGGCGGAAAGGCGGTCGTCGGGAGCAACGTCTGCTTCGTCGACGGGAGCGCCGAGACGTCCGCCTACCGCCGGAAGAAACTCACCGAGCGCAACGACGACTACGCGAACATGCGCGAACTGGTTCGCTGGCGGGCGGCCCGCGCCGTCGACGGCACCGACGACCGACCCGATCCGGACCTCCTCCTGATCGACGGCGGCGACGGCCAACTCGCCGCCGCGCGCGACGCCCTCGCGGAGACGGGCTGGGACGTGCCCGCCGTCGCGCTGGCGAAAGCCGACGAACGGATCGTGACGCCCGACGGCGTCCACGACTGGCCCGCCGACGCCTCCCACCTCCATCTTTGCCAGCGGGTGCGCGACGAGGCCCATCGCTTCGCCGTCCAGTACCACGGGACCGTCCGCGACGAGGTGTCGACGGCGCTCGACGACGTGCCGGGCGTCGGCCCCGAGACGCGGCGGCGACTCCTCCGGCGGTTCGGGAGCGTCGAGAACGTCCGCGAGGCGTCTGTCGACGACTTGCGAGACGTCGAGGGCGTCGGCGAGAAGACGGCGGCGGCGCTGGCGAGGCGACTGTAG